The Simkaniaceae bacterium genome contains a region encoding:
- the ftsY gene encoding signal recognition particle-docking protein FtsY, whose product MFKFFKSGISKLKNALKKTQAKLTSELKGLFSKPLSEDTLEELERILYEADLGSICVEEFVSHIRDFHKKSQHKGMDAYILEMKDYSKKILSSHLDVNEELKHPHLILVVGTNGSGKTTSCAKLAKFYKDQGKKVLLAAADTFRAAAIDQLSIWADRIGVDIVKGQPFGDPASVVYDAITKALAKDFDVIIADTAGRLESKKDLMRELEKIRRTAQKLIPDAPHETLLVIDATTGQTAIEQTKIFNSFTPLSSLVLSKLDGSAKGGIILAIYRQLNVPVHWVGTGETIDDFAPFEIDEYLDALFQL is encoded by the coding sequence ATGTTTAAATTCTTCAAATCGGGTATTAGCAAACTCAAAAATGCACTTAAAAAGACCCAAGCTAAGTTGACTTCGGAATTAAAAGGTCTTTTTTCTAAGCCCCTGTCTGAAGATACGTTAGAAGAACTCGAACGCATTTTGTATGAGGCTGATCTCGGATCGATATGCGTGGAGGAGTTTGTCAGCCATATTCGCGATTTTCATAAGAAATCACAACACAAGGGAATGGATGCCTACATTCTCGAAATGAAAGACTACTCCAAAAAAATTCTCTCTTCGCATCTCGACGTCAACGAAGAATTAAAGCACCCCCATCTTATTTTAGTTGTTGGAACCAACGGATCGGGAAAAACCACTTCCTGTGCAAAACTTGCCAAATTTTATAAAGATCAAGGAAAAAAAGTCCTTCTTGCGGCAGCCGATACCTTTCGCGCCGCAGCCATTGACCAACTCTCGATTTGGGCCGATAGGATCGGCGTTGATATTGTTAAAGGTCAACCTTTTGGAGATCCCGCAAGCGTGGTTTATGATGCCATTACAAAAGCGCTCGCAAAAGATTTTGATGTGATTATCGCCGATACGGCAGGTCGCCTCGAATCCAAAAAAGATCTCATGCGAGAACTTGAAAAAATCCGACGTACGGCCCAAAAACTCATCCCCGATGCCCCCCATGAAACACTCCTTGTCATCGATGCAACAACGGGACAAACAGCTATAGAACAGACAAAGATCTTTAATAGCTTTACACCTTTATCTTCACTTGTGTTATCTAAATTAGACGGCTCGGCAAAAGGGGGGATTATCCTTGCCATTTATCGACAGCTTAATGTTCCCGTCCATTGGGTCGGAACAGGGGAGACAATTGATGATTTTGCCCCATTTGAGATCGATGAATACTTAGATGCACTTTTCCAACTCTAA
- a CDS encoding Do family serine endopeptidase, which produces MKNTIVNIATFISLSLSAPMQASIFNFFSSDDKSEEKQQVVTQETPSQANPQLAYTADNSDPLIAAGRNQMPPCDRSRDNSALSNGNEGINYAKLLTRTFSNVAKKAIPSVVFIKTEVPAEADYGQMNPFADDFFYRFFGGTPPKQRNQPYNTPPMQIAQGSGFIITKDGYIMTNYHVVKDSTKITVDLNDKENSQYEAEFVGGDPQTDIALIKITGKEDFPYLELEDINNVEVGEWAIAIGNPFDLEASVTVGVVSAKGRNDLQISALEDFLQTDAAIYPGNSGGPLLNLDGNVIGMNTAILTNRGNFIGIGFAIPSSILGVVKDQLIQNGIITRGYIGVLLQDVEPNMINALQLDKARGAIVTQVMPDSPAAQAGLQQGDVILEINDQIMKDRETVRNAIAILPQGSVAQVKISRLGKVQMVDVAIGKNDQNQHYQMTAVAQKLGLQVQNLNSDLAAQYGYKSDDTGVIVTEVRPGSISYTAKMRPGMLIKNVNHEPVTNVDDFNAALEKTQGKNVFILANDRGRHIFISLSM; this is translated from the coding sequence ATGAAAAATACGATAGTCAATATTGCTACCTTTATTTCTCTTTCACTTTCAGCCCCTATGCAGGCAAGTATTTTCAACTTCTTTTCTTCTGACGATAAGTCGGAAGAAAAACAACAGGTTGTTACTCAAGAAACTCCTTCTCAAGCTAATCCTCAACTCGCATACACTGCAGACAATAGCGACCCATTGATTGCAGCCGGCCGCAATCAGATGCCGCCTTGTGATCGCTCACGCGACAATAGTGCTCTATCTAATGGAAATGAGGGAATTAACTACGCAAAACTACTCACACGGACATTTTCAAATGTCGCTAAAAAAGCGATTCCTTCTGTTGTTTTCATTAAAACAGAGGTTCCTGCCGAAGCCGATTATGGACAAATGAATCCGTTTGCCGATGATTTCTTCTACCGCTTTTTTGGGGGTACCCCTCCAAAACAACGCAATCAACCCTATAATACACCTCCGATGCAGATTGCCCAAGGTTCGGGATTTATTATTACAAAAGACGGCTATATCATGACGAATTATCACGTTGTGAAAGACTCAACAAAGATCACCGTCGATTTAAACGATAAAGAAAATTCACAGTACGAAGCGGAATTTGTCGGTGGCGATCCTCAAACTGACATTGCCCTGATTAAAATTACGGGTAAGGAAGACTTTCCCTATCTCGAACTCGAAGACATCAATAATGTCGAAGTCGGTGAATGGGCCATTGCGATTGGCAATCCTTTTGATCTCGAAGCATCAGTCACTGTAGGTGTTGTCTCTGCTAAAGGGCGCAATGATCTTCAAATTAGCGCTCTAGAAGATTTTCTCCAAACGGATGCCGCCATCTATCCCGGAAATTCAGGTGGACCGCTTCTCAATCTCGATGGAAATGTGATCGGGATGAATACCGCCATTTTAACAAACCGCGGCAACTTCATCGGCATCGGTTTTGCCATCCCTTCGAGCATCCTCGGTGTTGTCAAAGATCAGCTCATTCAAAATGGAATCATCACTCGCGGTTATATCGGTGTATTGCTGCAAGATGTTGAACCTAACATGATCAACGCGCTTCAACTCGATAAAGCGCGTGGCGCCATTGTAACACAAGTAATGCCCGATTCACCGGCAGCTCAAGCAGGACTACAGCAAGGGGATGTGATTCTTGAAATCAATGACCAAATCATGAAAGATCGAGAAACCGTACGCAATGCCATTGCTATTCTCCCTCAAGGATCTGTCGCTCAAGTCAAAATTAGCCGACTTGGTAAAGTGCAAATGGTCGATGTAGCCATCGGTAAAAATGATCAAAACCAGCACTATCAAATGACTGCAGTTGCACAAAAGCTCGGACTGCAAGTGCAAAACTTAAATTCGGATCTCGCTGCACAGTATGGCTATAAAAGCGATGATACCGGTGTGATCGTTACCGAAGTGCGCCCCGGATCAATTAGCTATACTGCTAAAATGCGCCCCGGCATGCTCATTAAAAACGTCAACCATGAACCGGTGACTAATGTCGATGACTTCAATGCAGCCCTTGAAAAGACACAGGGTAAAAATGTCTTTATCCTCGCTAATGACCGTGGCCGCCATATTTTTATTTCCCTATCCATGTAG
- the priA gene encoding primosomal protein N', translating into MKFDLYATVIIDEQAIKPLDYGIPDHLKGDVQEGSRVLIPLRSAKVKGTVLYIRKKTALKSVQPLLEVMMEKQKIPEDLFSLAHWMSKYYATPLRKCLNCILPSPVRDDKEQQRKYLIKRALSKPKTIALCATLREKHPAQAAILEAMIKYDKGIFLCDLLNETKVSQSPIETLIKNKALVKEHMTIDRSLLLSDEYFQTKPKTLNEEQAKILTALELALLKASFETHLLHGITGSGKTELYLQLIQKTLNQGKSVILLVPEIALTAQTIERIKGRFQKEIAILHYRLSDGEKLDTWKNIHAGKIKIVVGARSAVFSPLPNLGLIIIDEEQDNSYKQTDEMPCYNARDVAIVRAKLCNALVLLGSATPSLESYYNALHGKFILHTLKERAGNSQLPKVSIIDMRLDREGSTNHRFFSETLLSQMRLKVAKGEQVILFLNRRGTYSLLKCEKCEHVLQCPHCDQSLTFHRSEHHLSCHLCGYTLTPPPTTCPECKTGETIRFKSPGTDQIERSLNAMFPDIRTLRMDGDTTRKKGSHDQLFKQFRAGKADVLIGTQMIAKGLHFPSVTLVGVLNSDSSLNIPDFRSFETVFQLITQVSGRAGRSELRGEVIIQTRMPEHEIFAFASKEDYDGFYRFEIENRKLFLYPPFSHLIKLVFSDTDESIALDFGKAFRSSLIQSLPNAFTIAPIVPCGLARVKDRFRFQFFVKGEKIMAASQAIQQLLADSKRPKNLRVLIDVDPRDTA; encoded by the coding sequence ATGAAATTTGATCTTTATGCGACAGTCATTATCGATGAGCAGGCTATCAAACCTCTCGACTATGGAATCCCCGATCACCTCAAAGGAGATGTTCAGGAAGGATCACGCGTCCTCATTCCACTTCGCAGCGCAAAAGTAAAAGGAACCGTTCTTTATATTCGCAAAAAAACGGCACTTAAATCGGTCCAACCCCTCCTTGAAGTGATGATGGAAAAACAAAAGATCCCCGAGGATCTTTTTTCTCTTGCGCATTGGATGTCAAAATACTATGCAACGCCTCTTCGAAAATGTCTCAACTGCATTCTCCCTTCCCCCGTACGAGATGATAAAGAGCAGCAAAGAAAATATCTGATCAAACGCGCCCTATCCAAACCTAAAACAATCGCCCTTTGCGCAACCTTACGCGAAAAACATCCGGCTCAAGCAGCCATATTAGAAGCAATGATCAAATATGATAAGGGAATCTTCCTCTGCGATCTTTTAAATGAAACAAAAGTCTCTCAAAGCCCCATTGAAACTCTCATTAAAAATAAAGCTCTTGTAAAAGAGCATATGACTATTGACCGCTCTTTGCTTTTGTCTGATGAATATTTTCAAACAAAGCCCAAAACCCTGAATGAAGAACAAGCGAAGATCCTCACAGCACTGGAGCTTGCCCTTTTAAAGGCCTCCTTTGAAACCCATCTTCTTCATGGGATCACGGGATCCGGAAAAACCGAACTTTATCTTCAACTCATCCAAAAAACACTAAATCAAGGTAAATCCGTCATCTTACTTGTTCCCGAAATTGCCCTTACGGCACAAACGATTGAACGGATCAAAGGGCGTTTTCAAAAGGAGATCGCTATTCTCCACTACCGCCTTTCGGACGGGGAAAAACTCGATACCTGGAAAAATATTCATGCGGGAAAAATTAAAATTGTCGTCGGAGCCCGCTCAGCCGTTTTTTCGCCTCTTCCGAATTTGGGACTCATCATCATTGATGAAGAGCAGGATAATTCCTACAAACAAACAGATGAAATGCCTTGCTATAATGCACGTGATGTCGCCATCGTGCGCGCTAAGCTCTGCAATGCGCTTGTCCTTTTAGGAAGTGCAACACCCTCACTTGAGAGTTATTATAATGCTCTTCACGGCAAGTTTATCCTTCATACTTTAAAAGAGAGGGCAGGAAATAGCCAACTTCCTAAAGTATCTATTATCGATATGCGCCTCGATCGCGAAGGATCAACGAATCACCGTTTTTTTTCAGAAACCCTTCTTAGCCAAATGAGACTCAAAGTGGCAAAGGGAGAACAAGTCATCCTCTTTCTTAATCGCCGTGGAACTTATAGCCTGCTTAAATGTGAAAAATGCGAACATGTCCTGCAATGCCCCCACTGTGATCAATCCCTCACTTTTCACCGCTCCGAGCATCACCTTTCTTGTCATTTATGTGGATATACTCTTACGCCGCCTCCGACAACCTGCCCTGAATGCAAAACGGGAGAAACCATTCGCTTTAAAAGCCCGGGAACCGATCAAATTGAGCGCTCGCTCAACGCAATGTTTCCCGATATCCGCACGCTGCGGATGGATGGAGATACGACACGAAAAAAAGGAAGCCACGATCAACTCTTCAAACAATTTAGAGCGGGAAAAGCTGATGTATTAATCGGAACGCAAATGATAGCAAAAGGGCTTCATTTTCCTTCAGTCACCCTTGTTGGAGTGCTCAATTCCGATTCCTCCCTCAATATCCCCGATTTTAGAAGTTTTGAGACCGTATTTCAACTGATCACACAAGTCTCGGGCCGAGCCGGGCGCAGTGAACTACGCGGTGAGGTTATTATTCAAACGCGAATGCCCGAACACGAAATTTTTGCCTTTGCCTCTAAAGAAGACTATGATGGGTTTTACCGCTTTGAGATTGAAAATCGAAAACTTTTTCTCTATCCCCCCTTTTCACATCTTATTAAACTCGTTTTTTCAGATACCGATGAGTCGATCGCTCTTGATTTTGGAAAGGCATTCCGCTCTAGCCTGATTCAAAGCCTCCCAAATGCCTTTACAATCGCTCCTATTGTCCCCTGCGGTCTTGCAAGGGTCAAAGATCGCTTCCGCTTTCAATTCTTTGTCAAAGGAGAAAAAATCATGGCGGCGAGTCAGGCGATTCAACAACTCCTGGCAGACAGCAAACGGCCAAAAAACCTGCGCGTTCTGATCGACGTCGATCCCCGCGACACGGCATAA
- the sucC gene encoding ADP-forming succinate--CoA ligase subunit beta produces MNTHEYQAKQILKKYKIPIPEFRIVKNETEIDEALASLSTDVAVVKVQVHAGGRGKAGGVKVGTSRDKIKELAQGMLGMKIVNNQTGAEGIVAHQVMITPAVDIEKEYYIGCTIDRERARAILIASPEGGVDIEEVAAKTPHRILTLPIDLCVGLRNYQLVELVKFMGWEKDVAKQGKQIALGLAKAFLDCDASTLEINPLVLTNNDQLFALDAKLSIDDNALFRQKDLALFYDPTQVKSSESRAKEFDLAYVPLTGTIGCMVNGAGLAMATMDMIFHYGGAPANFLDVGGGASVEKVTEGFKIILEDPNVKAILVNIFGGIMNCATIAEGIIAAATAVKPQIPIIVRLEGTNVKEGRKMIQRSTFDIITADDLEDAAKKVIQAVK; encoded by the coding sequence GTGAATACACATGAATATCAAGCCAAACAGATTTTGAAGAAATATAAGATCCCTATCCCTGAATTTCGGATTGTCAAAAATGAAACTGAAATTGATGAAGCTTTAGCTTCGCTTTCTACCGATGTTGCCGTTGTGAAGGTTCAAGTCCATGCAGGAGGAAGGGGTAAAGCCGGTGGGGTGAAAGTTGGAACTTCAAGAGATAAAATAAAAGAGCTCGCACAAGGCATGTTGGGGATGAAGATCGTCAACAATCAAACAGGTGCAGAGGGGATTGTAGCGCACCAGGTGATGATCACACCCGCGGTTGATATTGAGAAAGAGTATTATATAGGATGCACCATTGATCGTGAAAGGGCGAGAGCTATTTTGATTGCTTCACCTGAAGGGGGAGTTGATATTGAAGAAGTTGCAGCAAAAACCCCTCATCGCATTTTAACATTGCCAATTGACTTGTGTGTGGGCCTGCGCAACTATCAACTCGTTGAGCTTGTTAAATTTATGGGATGGGAAAAAGATGTCGCAAAGCAGGGAAAACAGATCGCACTAGGGCTTGCTAAAGCTTTTTTAGATTGCGATGCCTCAACTTTAGAGATTAACCCCCTCGTTTTGACAAATAATGACCAATTATTTGCCCTCGATGCAAAACTCTCTATCGATGACAATGCCCTTTTTAGACAAAAAGATCTCGCTCTTTTTTACGATCCAACCCAGGTCAAGAGCAGTGAGAGCCGCGCTAAAGAGTTTGATCTCGCTTATGTTCCTCTCACAGGGACGATAGGCTGTATGGTTAACGGGGCGGGGCTTGCAATGGCCACAATGGATATGATTTTTCATTATGGGGGGGCACCTGCAAACTTTCTAGATGTAGGCGGTGGCGCCTCAGTGGAAAAAGTAACGGAAGGCTTTAAGATTATTTTAGAGGATCCCAATGTCAAAGCCATTCTAGTCAACATTTTTGGTGGGATTATGAATTGCGCAACGATTGCTGAGGGGATTATTGCAGCTGCAACAGCAGTCAAACCGCAAATTCCCATTATTGTGCGGCTTGAAGGGACCAATGTCAAAGAGGGAAGAAAAATGATTCAAAGATCAACATTCGACATTATCACGGCAGATGATCTTGAAGATGCAGCGAAAAAAGTGATTCAGGCAGTGAAATAG
- the sucD gene encoding succinate--CoA ligase subunit alpha, with amino-acid sequence MAILINKNTRIITQGITGKSGLFHTEEGLAYGSKYVGGVTPGKGGQKALGLPIFDTVKEAKNAVDPDASLIFVPPPFAADAIIEAEDAGISLIVCITEGIPIKDMIEVKRIMKASKTSRLIGPNCPGIITAGECKIGIMPGYIHKHGKIGIVSRSGTLTYEAVWQTTQLGLGQTTCVGIGGDPLNGTDFIDILKLFEKDPETKGILLIGEIGGTAEEEAAHWIAENCTKPVAAFIAGMTAPPGRRMGHAGAIVSGGHGTAKGKIQALKKAGVVVSETPADIGKAMVDAMKRAKK; translated from the coding sequence ATGGCGATTTTAATTAACAAAAACACGCGCATCATTACTCAGGGAATTACCGGAAAATCGGGACTGTTTCATACGGAAGAAGGGCTAGCCTATGGCTCGAAATATGTCGGTGGGGTGACTCCCGGAAAGGGGGGGCAAAAAGCATTGGGCCTTCCCATTTTTGATACTGTAAAAGAAGCTAAAAATGCCGTTGACCCCGATGCATCGCTCATTTTTGTGCCGCCTCCCTTTGCTGCCGATGCTATTATTGAAGCGGAAGATGCCGGAATTTCCCTCATCGTGTGTATTACGGAAGGGATACCGATTAAGGACATGATTGAAGTAAAGCGCATTATGAAAGCTTCAAAGACATCAAGACTCATTGGTCCCAATTGTCCCGGAATCATTACCGCAGGAGAGTGTAAGATTGGTATTATGCCGGGATATATCCATAAACATGGAAAAATTGGCATCGTATCGCGCTCCGGAACACTCACTTATGAGGCCGTTTGGCAAACAACTCAGCTCGGTCTTGGGCAAACGACATGTGTTGGAATTGGGGGAGATCCACTCAATGGAACGGATTTTATCGATATACTAAAGCTCTTTGAAAAAGATCCTGAAACAAAAGGGATTTTACTGATTGGAGAAATCGGTGGAACGGCAGAAGAAGAAGCAGCCCATTGGATTGCTGAAAATTGTACAAAACCCGTTGCTGCCTTTATTGCAGGTATGACGGCTCCTCCCGGAAGGCGCATGGGGCATGCCGGTGCGATTGTTTCAGGGGGGCATGGAACGGCAAAAGGTAAAATTCAGGCCCTTAAAAAAGCCGGTGTCGTTGTGAGTGAGACTCCTGCTGACATTGGAAAAGCCATGGTTGATGCCATGAAGAGAGCAAAAAAATGA
- a CDS encoding site-2 protease family protein, whose product MTQAKRSIPIRISPFFFLTAGLIGYYISRNFTGMLIWIGVIFISIIVHEFGHALISRAFGQNPQIELTAFGGVTYATQPKISLPKEFLVVLAGPCFGFSLFLIGEALILLKVFSNPLILSFLDIIVTVNFLWTILNLIPVLPLDGGQLMRIILEGVFGYKGRHGAFIASMIVSLLIAMAFIFFQNFIISILFFLFAFQNFEYARQIRTSTRVDENDELKGHLAKAEQLVTGQKFEEAISLLEEIRARSKAGMVFQLATQDLAKVQMSKGDFNQAYELLKPNLKSLSDTGKVLLHKAAFEVGDFDTVLSLSGNCLVNLPDSDLVLRSAAAAAAKNDLEAAMGWLETAKDFGCDHIKEFLEKDYFNPIREKSSFQSFIQSLHG is encoded by the coding sequence ATGACGCAAGCAAAGCGATCTATCCCGATTAGAATTTCCCCCTTTTTTTTCTTAACGGCGGGTTTGATCGGTTATTACATTAGCCGCAATTTTACGGGCATGCTGATTTGGATCGGAGTGATTTTTATTTCGATTATCGTTCATGAATTTGGACATGCGCTTATTTCTAGGGCATTTGGACAAAATCCGCAAATTGAACTGACTGCTTTTGGTGGTGTGACGTATGCTACTCAACCTAAAATTTCTTTGCCTAAGGAGTTTTTGGTCGTTTTAGCAGGCCCCTGTTTTGGATTCTCGCTATTCTTAATTGGGGAAGCCCTTATTCTCTTAAAAGTCTTTTCTAATCCTCTCATCCTTTCTTTTTTAGATATTATTGTGACAGTCAATTTCCTATGGACCATTCTGAATTTGATTCCCGTTTTACCTCTGGATGGGGGACAACTCATGCGCATTATTTTGGAGGGGGTCTTTGGGTATAAGGGACGGCACGGTGCTTTTATTGCTTCAATGATTGTTTCCCTTCTCATTGCGATGGCATTTATCTTTTTTCAAAACTTTATTATTAGCATTCTCTTTTTTCTTTTTGCCTTTCAGAATTTTGAGTATGCAAGACAGATTCGCACATCAACAAGAGTAGATGAAAATGATGAACTCAAAGGGCATTTAGCTAAAGCGGAACAGCTTGTCACCGGCCAAAAATTTGAGGAGGCGATTTCATTATTAGAAGAGATTCGGGCACGCTCCAAAGCCGGAATGGTTTTTCAATTGGCAACGCAAGATCTCGCCAAGGTTCAAATGAGCAAAGGCGATTTTAATCAAGCCTATGAATTATTAAAGCCTAATTTAAAATCCTTATCGGATACGGGAAAAGTTTTACTCCACAAAGCAGCTTTTGAAGTAGGGGATTTCGATACGGTTCTCTCCCTTTCAGGTAATTGCTTAGTTAATTTGCCCGATAGCGATCTCGTTTTGCGATCTGCTGCCGCTGCTGCTGCCAAAAATGATCTTGAAGCGGCAATGGGGTGGCTTGAAACCGCGAAAGATTTTGGCTGTGATCACATCAAAGAATTTCTCGAAAAGGATTACTTCAATCCCATTCGAGAAAAGTCTTCATTTCAATCTTTTATCCAATCCCTACATGGATAG
- a CDS encoding NAAT family transporter: MDIINFFSFFITLLIICNPMSALPVFLMVTQNHTIEQKKQTAIKASIAVAVILVGMTFVGNYMLQALSIKVYAFQVMAGLVLIMLAFTMLNAETSRLKKTREEEKEAMQKESVAIVPLAIPLIAGPGAISTIIIRLGDIPNLQHQLIVSGICIVIAFIIGIIWYYAGALERKVGHTGINIITRIGGLILGAISLQTFAEGLIGFFPVLASR; encoded by the coding sequence ATGGACATTATTAATTTTTTTAGTTTTTTCATTACTTTGCTGATTATCTGTAATCCGATGTCGGCATTACCCGTTTTTTTAATGGTGACTCAGAATCATACCATTGAGCAAAAGAAACAAACTGCCATTAAGGCAAGCATTGCCGTTGCGGTCATTTTAGTTGGAATGACTTTTGTAGGGAACTATATGTTGCAGGCACTCTCTATTAAAGTGTATGCCTTTCAAGTTATGGCAGGCCTTGTTTTAATTATGCTTGCTTTTACAATGCTCAACGCAGAAACATCCCGTCTTAAGAAGACAAGAGAAGAAGAAAAAGAGGCGATGCAAAAAGAGTCGGTTGCGATTGTCCCTCTTGCCATTCCGCTGATTGCCGGTCCCGGAGCGATTAGCACGATCATTATCCGTCTTGGCGATATCCCTAATTTGCAACATCAATTGATTGTATCGGGGATTTGCATTGTGATCGCATTTATCATCGGGATCATTTGGTATTATGCCGGTGCTTTAGAGCGAAAAGTAGGGCACACCGGGATCAATATTATCACGCGAATTGGCGGGTTGATCTTAGGCGCTATCTCTCTTCAAACTTTTGCTGAAGGACTGATCGGATTTTTCCCGGTATTAGCTAGCCGATAA